Below is a window of Procambarus clarkii isolate CNS0578487 chromosome 43, FALCON_Pclarkii_2.0, whole genome shotgun sequence DNA.
ACCGTGGCTGAGGGCCGGGGACCGTGGCTGAGAGCCGGGGACCGTGGCTGAGGGCCGGGGACCGTGGCTGAGGGCCGGGGACCGTGGCTGAGGGCCGGGGACCGTGGCTGAGGGCCGGGGACCGTGGCTGAGAGCCGGGGACCGTGGCTGAGAGCCGGGGACCGTGGCTGAGGGTCCGGAACCGTGGCAGAGGGCCGGGGACCGTGGCTGAGGGCCGGGGACCGTGGCTGAGAGCCGGGGACCGTGGCTGAGGGCCGGGGACCGTGGCTGAGAGCCGGGGACCGTGGCTGAGGGCCGGGGACCGTGGCTGAGGGCCGGGGACCGTGGCTGAGGGCCGGGGACCGTGCCTGAGAGCCGGGGACCGTGGCTGAGAGCCGGGGACCGTGGCTGAGGGCCGGGGACCGTGGCTGAGGGCCGGGGACCGTGGCTGAGGGCCGGGGACCGTGGCTGAGAGCCGGGGACCGTGGCTGAGAGCCGGGGACCGTGGCAGAGGGCCAGGGACCGTGGCAGAGGGCCGGGGACCGTGGCAGAGGGCCGGGGACCGTGGCAGAGGGCCGGGGACCGTGGCAGAGGGCCGGGGACCGTGGCAGAGGGCCGGGGACCGTGGCAGAGGGCCGGGGACCGTGGCTGAGGGCCGGGGACCGTGGCTGAGGGCCGGGGACCGTGGCAGAGGACCGGGGACCGTGGCAGAGGGCAGGGGACCGTGGCAGAGGGCCGGGGACCGTGGCTGAGGGCCGGGGACCGTGGCAGAGGGCCGGGGACCGTGGCTGAGGGCCGGGGACCGTGGCTGAGGGCCGGGGACCGTGGCAGAGGGCCGGGGACCGTGGCAGAGGGCCGGGGACCGTGTCTGAGGGCCGGGGACCGTGTCTGAGGGCCGGGGACCGTGGCTGAGGGCCGGGGACCGTGGCAGAGGGCCGGGGACCGTGGATGAGGGCCGGGGACCGTGGCTGAGGGCCGGGGACCGTGGCTGAGGGCCGGGGACCGTGGCAGAGGGCCGGGGACCGTGGCTGAGGGCCGGGGACCGTGGCTGAGGGCCGGGGACCGTGGCTGAGGGCCGGGGACCGTGGCTGAGGGCCGGGGACCGTGGCAGAGGGCCGGGGACCGTGGCAGAGGGCCGGGGACCGTGGCAGAGGGCCGGGGACCGTGGCAGAGGGCCGGGGACCGTGGCTGACGGCCGGGGACCGTGGCAGAGGGCCGGGGACCGTGGCTGACGGCCGGGGACCGTGGCAGAGGGCCGGGGACCGTGGCAGAGGGCCGGGGACCGTGGCTGACGGCCGGGGACCGTGGCTGAGGGCCGGGGACCATGGCAGAGAACCGTGGCTGAGGGCCGGGGACCATGGCAGAGAACCGTGGATGAGGGCCGGGGACCGTGGCTGAGGGCCGGGGACCGTGGCTGAGGGCCGGGAACCGTGGCTGAGGGCCGGGAACCGTGGCTGAGGGCCGGGACCATGGCAGAGAACCGTGGATGAGGGCCGGGGACCGTGGCTGAGGGCCGGGGACCGTGGCTGAGGGCCGGGGACCGTGGCTGAGGGCCGGGAACCGTGACTGAGGGCCGGGGACCGTGGCTGAGGGCCGGGGACCGTGGCTGAGGGCCGGGGACCGTGGCTGAGGGCCGGGGACCATGGCAGAGAACCGTGGCTGAGGGCCGGGGACCGTGGCTGAGGGCCGGGGACCGTGGCTGAGGGCCGGGAACCGTGGCTGAGGGCCGGGAACCGTGGCTGAGGGCCGGGGACCGTGGCTGAGGGCCGAGGACCGTGGCTGAGGGCCGGGGACCATGGCAGAGAACCGTGGATGAGGGCCGGGGACCGTGGCTGAGGGCCGGGGACCATGGCAGAGAGCCGGGGACCGTGGCAGAGAGCCGGGGACCGTGGCTGAGGGCCGGGAACCGTGGCTGAGGGTCGGGAACCGTGGCTGAGGGCCGGGAACCGTGGCTGAGGGCCGGGAACCGTGGCAGAGGGCCGGGGACCGTGGCTGAGGGCCGGGAACCGTGGCTGAGGGCCGGGAATCGTGGCTGAGGGCCGGGAACCGTGGCAGAGGGCCGGGAACCGTGGCAGAGGGCCGGGAACCGTGGCTGAGGGCCGGGAACCGTGGCAGAGGGCCGGGGACCGTGACTGAGGGCACGGAACTGTGGTTCAGAGCGCCAGGAACTGTGGCTAAGAGGCAGGAACTGGCTGAAAGCCAGAAACTATGGCTGTGTGTTGGAAACTATGGCTGAACGTCGGATACCGTAGTTTAAGGTGGAATTGGGTTCGGGAGATTGTAACAGGAGCCTAAGGCTAAAAAAATTTGTAGTCAGGGATTATGGAGCCATAATGGGACAGGGACTGTGGCGTTGTGTTGTGGGTTACAGCAGCGAACTGTGTAATTCAAAGCCTGTAGGTATGTGATGAGGCCGGAAATTCTGGCTTGAAAGCCTTAATTACGAGTTATAGTTTTAAAGTGGCTTAAGGGTGCCTCACATGGCCTGCCAGAAAGATTGGGCTTTCGGAGACATCGTTCGAATTGGTGTTCCAGGAGCTGGTGTTTCTGAATACCGTGTTCGAGCTGGGGCTTCCACAGTTCGAAATTATGCTCCCAGAGTTTGAATTGAGGCTCGAATTAGTGAGTTCAGAGTTCGGGGCTGGTGGGCTTGGAGCAGACAATCGTGCCTGGTTACAACAGGCACAAAGAGCAagtagccaaagctcaacccgcgcaagcacaacaaccaggtgaatacaacagcAGCTGTCATTGTATGAGAGCTTAAAAACCGCTTTTATGAGGGTTTTCCAAGCTGATGTCCCAATTTGGGGCTTTTGGAGACCAAATTGGAGAGAAGTTTTGGAGACCAATTTGGAGACCAGTTTTGCCACCGCCAGTTTCCATttatctcgaggttatcttgagatgatttcgggggcttagcgtccccgcggcccggttctcaacaaggtcttttttttttatatacacatcccccaggaagcagcccgtagcagctgtattaactcccaggtacctatttactgctaggtgaacagccgcatcagggtgaaagaaactgtgcccatttgtttccgcctctgccggggatcgagccTGGAACCTTAGGAACTACGAATCCcgaccgctgtccactcagccgtcaagcccCCATAGACTATTCGATTTTTGGAAAGGGGTTGCCAAAAGCAACCTGTCTGCGCACCTAACGCGTCGCAATATTTTCCTGATTCGACCAATCCgttcaaaatgcgacgtgttaaTAAAAATTAAAGCGCCGGAATACTAACGTTTCTTGTGCTTCGGCCTTAAGGGTGTGTTGCTGATTAGGTAAAACAGT
It encodes the following:
- the LOC138349965 gene encoding uncharacterized protein; translated protein: MVPGPQPRSSALSHGPRPSATVPGPQPRFPALSHGPRPSATVPGPQPRFSAMVPGPQPRSPALSHGPRPSATVPGPQSRFPALSHGPRPSATVPGPQPRSPALIHGSLPWSRPSATVPGPQPRFPALSHGPRPSATVPGPHPRFSAMVPGPQPRFSAMVPGPQPRSPAVSHGPRPSATVPGPLPRSPAVSHGPRPSATVPGRQPRSPALCHGPRPSATVPGPLPRSPALCHGPRPSATVPGPQPRSPALSHGPRPSATVPGPLPRSPALSHGPRPSATVPGPHPRSPALCHGPRPSATVPGPQTRSPALRHGPRPSATVPGPLPRSPALSHGPRPSATVPGPLPRSPALSHGPRPSATVPCPLPRSPVLCHGPRPSATVPGPQPRSPALCHGPRPSATVPGPLPRSPALCHGPRPSATVPGPLPRSLALCHGPRLSATVPGSQPRSPALSHGPRPSATVPGPQPRSPALSHGPRLSGTVPGPQPRSPALSHGPRPSATVPGSQPRSPALSHGPRLSATVPGPQPRSPALCHGSGPSATVPGSQPRSPALSHGPRPSATVPGPQPRSPALSHGPRPSATVPGSQPRSPALSHGPRPSATVPDPQPRSPALSHGSRPSATVPGPQPRFSVLSHGSGPSASFTGLCSTVPCSLSKFLARIRLVALIQFPKSSSKRSSHDY